A region from the Chionomys nivalis chromosome 22, mChiNiv1.1, whole genome shotgun sequence genome encodes:
- the LOC130864846 gene encoding LOW QUALITY PROTEIN: olfactory receptor 1L4-like (The sequence of the model RefSeq protein was modified relative to this genomic sequence to represent the inferred CDS: substituted 1 base at 1 genomic stop codon) → MNNHSSRTSDFILLGLSSNPQMQKPLFDIFFIMYMITMVGNVLIILVIHSDSRLHTPMYFFLSNLSFMDICFTTVIVPKMLVNLLSETKTISCVGCLVQMYFFIALANTDSYLLASMAIDXLVAICTPLHYDVVMRPHRCLFMLLGSCTISHLHALFRVLLMSRLSFCASHVIKHFFCDTQPVLKLSCSDTSSSQIVVMTETLAVIVTPFLCILFSYLRIIVTVLRIPSAAGKWKAFSTCGSHLTVVVLFYGSVIYVYFRPLSMYSVVKDRVATVMYTVVTPMMNPFIYSLRNKDIKRGLKKLMDKIHS, encoded by the coding sequence ATGAACAACCACAGCAGCAGAACCTCAGATTTCATCCTGCTGGGACTCTCTTCCAACCCCCAGATGCAGAAACCCCTTTTTGACATCTTCTTCATCATGTACATGATCACCATGGTGGGGAATGTGCTTATCATCCTGGTCATCCACTCTGACTCCAGGCTCCATAcccccatgtactttttcctcaGCAACTTATCATTCATGGATATCTGCTTCACAACAGTTATTGTGCCCAAGATGCTAGTGAACTTGCTCTCAGAAACAAAGACTATCTCCTGCGTGGGATGTCTAGTTCAGATGTACTTCTTCATAGCTTTAGCAAACACCGACAGTTACCTGCTGGCCTCCATGGCCATTGACTGACTGGTGGCCATCTGTACCCCTTTACATTATGATGTGGTGATGAGGCCACACCGCTGCCTCTTCATGCTCCTGGGATCCTGCACCATCTCCCACCTACATGCCCTGTTCCGTGTTCTTCTCATGTCTCGACTCTCATTCTGTGCCTCCCATGTCATTAAGCACTTTTTCTGTGACACCCAGCCGGTGCTGAAGCTGTCCTGCTCTGATACATCCTCCAGCCAGATTGTGGTCATGACTGAGACCCTGGCTGTCATTGTGACCCCCTTCCTATGCATTCTCTTCTCCTACCTGAGAATCATTGTCACTGTGCTCAGGATCCCCTCTGCAGCTGGAAAATGGAAAGCCTTCTCTACCTGTGGCTCCCACCTCACTGTAGTGGTCCTGTTCTATGGGAGTGTCATCTATGTCTACTTTAGGCCTCTGTCCATGTACTCAGTGGTGAAGGACCGGGTAGCCACTGTTATGTACACAGTAGTGACTCCTATGATGAATCCTTTTATCTATAGCCTGAGGAACAAAGATATTAAAAGAGGTTTGAAGAAGTTAATGGACAAAATTCACTCATAG